Proteins from one Geomonas agri genomic window:
- a CDS encoding cache domain-containing protein: protein MVFTSIKTKMTLAVFLLVAVLMAFSAVGSFLFFEKTFKESISQQQAVLLDSLATQIDDRIFDFTNMLHNLSGRLSADAVAHPDNAQRLLDAEQKQHAFFDNSLFLFSSSGKLVAATPRDLNFIGMDFSFRDYYKETVKRGTTYISPPFASMQKHSHPIIMFTVPIFNDKRELAGILGGSIDLRQQHFLRSLADLKLGKKGFLSLYDNRRNVLMHPDKRRVLRQDLPGANEMLERALQGFQGTSETMTQTGIPVLRSVKRLRSTGWVLAVSYPIDEAYAPVYAARNYFIAGSLLAALLSLCLVWPFMQYLTRPLVSFTRHLERLPAMGDLAHKLAPVTSDDEIGQMARTFNTMLLELERSADFYLTLFENFPAMIWRAGTDGKVNYFNRTWLDFTGRPLEEELGDGWANGIHCDDQEYCLRTYRDAFAQRAPFQMQYRLGHAAGSYRWIIDMGRPFNGLDGNFAGYIGTCYDVTDRLQAEEERRALEHQLTQSQKMEAIGTLTGGIAHDFNNILTAIIGYSTMMQVQLEQDHPLQGKVSEILRASERAANLTRSLLAYSRKQVTNPVPVGLNTILVNLEVMLRRLIPEHIEVRMQVGGEELSVLADSGQIEQVIMNLAVNARDAMVKGGILSISTDRIILDQEFVSAHGYGVPGSYALITVADTGVGMDEKTRDRIFEPFFTTKEPGKGTGLGLAMVYGIVKQHSGFINCYSELGHGTVFRLYLPLIDVPTPSQSIEVDDTVHGGEETLLLVEDDAVIRDMVRELLQDFGYRVITAVDGVDAVEKFQAAAGSVALIIMDVIMPRMNGRDAYQAIAAISPGAKVIFMSGYTADIITDTLTMGDPRHFVSKPIKINELLARVRELLDE, encoded by the coding sequence GTGGTTTTCACCAGCATTAAAACGAAGATGACCTTGGCCGTATTCCTCCTGGTCGCGGTCCTGATGGCGTTTTCCGCCGTCGGGTCTTTTTTGTTTTTTGAGAAGACCTTCAAAGAGAGCATCTCGCAGCAGCAAGCCGTCTTGCTGGACTCGCTGGCGACCCAGATCGACGACCGAATCTTCGACTTCACTAACATGCTGCACAACCTCTCCGGCCGCCTCAGCGCCGACGCAGTAGCCCACCCCGACAACGCCCAGCGCCTGCTCGATGCCGAGCAGAAACAACATGCCTTTTTCGACAACTCGCTGTTCCTCTTCTCCTCCTCCGGTAAACTCGTTGCCGCCACCCCCCGGGACCTGAACTTCATCGGCATGGACTTCTCTTTCCGCGACTACTACAAGGAGACCGTGAAACGCGGCACCACTTACATCTCCCCGCCGTTCGCCTCGATGCAGAAGCATAGCCACCCCATCATCATGTTCACCGTCCCCATCTTCAATGACAAGCGCGAGCTTGCCGGCATTCTCGGCGGCAGCATCGACCTGCGCCAGCAACACTTCCTGCGTTCACTGGCCGACCTGAAACTGGGCAAAAAGGGGTTTTTGTCCCTCTACGACAACCGGCGCAACGTCCTCATGCACCCGGACAAACGCAGAGTGCTGCGCCAGGACCTGCCGGGGGCCAACGAAATGCTGGAGCGCGCCCTGCAGGGCTTCCAGGGGACCTCCGAGACCATGACTCAAACCGGTATCCCGGTGCTGCGCTCGGTGAAGAGGCTGCGCTCGACCGGTTGGGTCCTGGCGGTTAGCTACCCGATCGACGAGGCCTATGCCCCGGTGTACGCGGCCAGGAACTATTTCATCGCCGGATCGCTGCTGGCCGCACTCCTCTCGCTATGCCTGGTCTGGCCCTTCATGCAGTACCTCACCAGGCCACTGGTCTCCTTCACCAGGCACCTGGAGCGGCTCCCGGCCATGGGCGACCTCGCCCACAAACTCGCCCCGGTAACCTCCGACGACGAGATCGGCCAGATGGCCCGCACCTTCAACACCATGCTTCTGGAACTGGAACGCTCCGCGGATTTCTACCTGACCCTGTTCGAGAACTTCCCGGCAATGATCTGGCGGGCGGGGACCGACGGCAAGGTCAACTACTTCAACAGGACCTGGCTCGACTTCACTGGAAGACCGCTGGAGGAGGAACTGGGCGACGGCTGGGCCAACGGCATACACTGCGACGACCAGGAATATTGCCTGAGAACGTACCGCGATGCCTTCGCGCAGCGGGCACCGTTCCAGATGCAGTACCGGCTCGGCCACGCCGCGGGCAGCTACCGCTGGATCATCGACATGGGGAGACCTTTCAACGGTCTGGATGGCAACTTCGCCGGGTACATAGGCACCTGTTACGACGTCACCGACCGGCTGCAGGCCGAAGAAGAGAGACGGGCCCTGGAGCACCAGCTGACCCAGTCCCAGAAGATGGAGGCGATCGGCACCCTTACCGGCGGTATCGCTCACGATTTCAACAACATCCTCACCGCGATCATCGGCTACAGCACGATGATGCAGGTGCAGCTGGAGCAGGATCATCCCCTGCAAGGGAAGGTGAGCGAGATCCTGCGGGCCTCCGAGCGGGCCGCGAACCTGACCCGGAGCCTGTTGGCCTACAGCAGGAAACAGGTGACCAACCCCGTCCCGGTCGGGCTGAACACGATCCTGGTAAACCTGGAGGTCATGCTGCGACGCCTGATACCGGAGCACATCGAGGTCAGGATGCAGGTGGGGGGAGAAGAACTTTCGGTACTGGCGGATTCGGGACAGATAGAGCAGGTGATCATGAACTTGGCCGTCAACGCCCGGGACGCCATGGTCAAGGGGGGCATACTGAGCATCTCGACCGATCGCATCATCCTGGACCAGGAGTTCGTATCGGCGCACGGCTACGGCGTCCCCGGGAGCTATGCGCTGATCACGGTGGCCGATACCGGTGTCGGCATGGACGAGAAAACCAGGGACAGGATCTTCGAACCGTTTTTCACCACCAAGGAGCCGGGCAAGGGGACCGGCCTTGGCTTGGCCATGGTGTACGGCATCGTGAAGCAGCATTCGGGCTTCATCAACTGCTACAGCGAACTGGGACACGGCACCGTGTTCAGGCTGTACCTACCCCTGATCGACGTCCCCACCCCCAGCCAGAGCATCGAGGTCGACGACACCGTGCACGGCGGTGAGGAGACCCTGCTCCTGGTCGAGGACGACGCGGTGATACGGGACATGGTGCGGGAGCTTTTGCAGGATTTCGGGTACCGGGTTATCACGGCGGTGGACGGGGTCGATGCCGTGGAGAAGTTCCAGGCGGCTGCGGGGAGCGTGGCGCTGATCATCATGGACGTGATCATGCCGCGCATGAACGGCAGGGATGCCTACCAGGCGATTGCCGCGATATCCCCAGGGGCGAAGGTGATCTTTATGAGCGGCTACACGGCCGACATCATCACCGACACCCTTACCATGGGCGACCCCCGCCATTTCGTTTCTAAGCCCATCAAGATCAACGAACTACTGGCGAGGGTGCGGGAGCTGCTGGACGAGTGA
- a CDS encoding pyruvate carboxylase, with protein MEARKFRKVMAANRGEIAIRIFRACTELGISTVAIYSEEDKLSLHRYKADEAYQVGKGKAPIDAYLGIDEIIALAKKREVDAIHPGYGFLAENAEFAEKCEQNGIAFIGPTAEMQRALGDKVAARKVAKAAGVATVPGTEEPIVHEEEALIFAKNYGYPIIIKAAAGGGGRGMRVATNQKELLEGLQSASSEAKASFGDPSVFLERYLKNPKHIEVQVLGDGYGSLVHFYERDCSIQRRHQKVVEFAPSLALPGDTRLALCTDALKIAKQVGYRNAGTVEFLLDEEGRYYFIEMNPRIQVEHTVTEMITGRNLVQAQILIAEGKRLSDPEINIPNQGSIEMRGFAIQCRITTEDPTNNFAPDFGTLTTYRSSAGCGVRLDAGNAFTGAQITPHYDSLLVKVSAWGLTFTEAAHIMDRSLQEFRVRGVKTNIGFLENVITHPVFLAGECNTSFIDQHPELLVIPEKKDRANKVLNFLGDVIVNGSAGVAKPLRSVELIEAAVPEYDPFGQKPKGTKDILREKGAEGLAKWVLEQKKLLLTDTTMRDAHQSLLATRVRTYDLLKVADATSHLASDLFSLECWGGATFDVSMRFLKEDPWQRLHALTEAIPNVLFQMLLRGSNAVGYTNYPDNVVQRFVAQAAESGVDVFRVFDSLNWTRGMQVAMEAVQKSGKICEAAICYTGDISDPTRTKYPLSYYVSMAKELEKMGAHILAIKDMAGLLKPYAGYQLVKALKEEIGIPVHLHTHDTSGNGGSLLLMAAQAGVDIVDAALSSISGLTSQPNLNALVATLKGTEFDPQVNERGLQQLANYWETVRDYYAPFESGLKSGTAEVYHHEIPGGQYSNYKPQVAGLGLIERWEECKEMYHKVNLLFGDVVKVTPSSKVVGDMAMFLVKNNLEPEDVFAPGADLAFPESVVGFFKGMIGQPYQGFPKELQKIILKGQEPITCRPGELLEPADFEKERVTAEAKVGHPVNDEELMSYMMYPSVYVEYAKHRQEFSDVSVIPTPIFFYGLEPGQETSIELQPGKTLIVKLNAIGKTQPDGTKKIYFELNGNARSVTVRDQSVQSDEAGHEKADKGNPKHVGAPMPGKVIKLNVKVGDAVKAGDILAVTEAMKMETNIKAKEDGIVAEVKCKEGGKVEKEELLFVMA; from the coding sequence ATGGAAGCACGGAAATTCAGGAAGGTGATGGCAGCTAACCGCGGGGAGATCGCAATCAGGATCTTCCGCGCCTGCACCGAACTCGGCATCAGCACGGTTGCCATCTATTCGGAAGAGGACAAGCTCTCGCTGCACCGCTACAAGGCTGATGAAGCGTACCAGGTCGGCAAGGGGAAAGCCCCCATCGACGCCTACCTCGGCATCGACGAGATCATCGCTCTGGCCAAGAAGCGCGAAGTCGACGCCATCCATCCCGGTTACGGCTTCCTGGCCGAGAACGCCGAGTTCGCCGAGAAGTGCGAGCAAAACGGCATCGCCTTCATTGGACCGACGGCAGAGATGCAACGCGCTCTGGGCGACAAGGTGGCCGCGAGGAAGGTGGCCAAGGCCGCCGGCGTCGCCACCGTTCCCGGCACCGAGGAACCCATCGTTCACGAGGAAGAAGCCCTCATCTTCGCCAAGAACTACGGCTATCCGATCATCATCAAGGCGGCGGCCGGCGGTGGCGGGCGCGGCATGCGTGTCGCCACCAACCAGAAAGAGCTCCTGGAGGGGCTGCAGTCCGCCTCCTCCGAGGCCAAGGCTTCCTTCGGCGATCCCTCTGTGTTCCTGGAGCGCTACCTGAAAAACCCCAAGCACATCGAGGTGCAGGTGTTAGGCGACGGCTACGGCAGCCTGGTGCACTTCTACGAGCGTGACTGCTCGATCCAGCGCCGCCACCAGAAGGTGGTCGAGTTCGCCCCATCACTGGCTCTTCCCGGTGACACCCGCCTCGCCCTGTGCACCGACGCCCTGAAGATCGCCAAGCAGGTGGGGTACCGTAACGCCGGCACCGTCGAGTTCCTTCTCGACGAGGAAGGACGCTACTACTTCATCGAAATGAATCCCCGTATCCAGGTCGAGCACACGGTCACCGAGATGATCACCGGCCGCAACCTGGTGCAGGCGCAGATCCTGATCGCGGAAGGCAAGCGCCTTTCCGACCCGGAGATCAACATCCCCAACCAGGGGTCCATCGAGATGCGCGGCTTCGCCATCCAGTGCCGCATCACTACGGAAGACCCGACCAACAACTTCGCGCCCGACTTCGGGACGCTCACCACCTACCGCAGCTCCGCCGGTTGCGGCGTCCGCCTCGACGCGGGCAACGCCTTCACCGGCGCACAGATCACGCCGCACTACGACTCGCTGCTGGTCAAAGTCAGCGCCTGGGGGCTCACCTTCACCGAGGCCGCCCACATCATGGACCGAAGCCTCCAGGAATTCCGTGTGCGCGGCGTGAAGACCAACATCGGTTTCCTGGAGAACGTGATCACCCACCCGGTGTTCCTGGCCGGCGAGTGCAACACCTCCTTCATCGACCAGCACCCGGAGCTTTTGGTGATCCCGGAGAAGAAGGACCGCGCCAACAAGGTGCTCAACTTCCTGGGCGACGTCATCGTCAACGGCTCGGCCGGCGTGGCCAAGCCGCTGCGCTCCGTAGAGCTCATCGAGGCGGCCGTGCCCGAGTACGACCCCTTCGGCCAGAAACCCAAGGGGACCAAGGACATCCTGCGCGAGAAGGGTGCCGAGGGGCTCGCCAAGTGGGTACTGGAGCAGAAGAAACTGCTGCTCACCGACACCACCATGCGCGACGCGCACCAGTCGCTTTTGGCCACCCGCGTCAGGACCTATGACCTGTTGAAGGTCGCCGACGCCACCTCGCACCTGGCCAGCGACCTCTTCTCCCTGGAGTGTTGGGGGGGCGCCACCTTCGACGTCTCCATGCGCTTTTTGAAGGAGGATCCCTGGCAGAGGCTGCACGCGCTCACCGAGGCGATCCCCAACGTCCTGTTCCAGATGCTCCTGCGCGGCTCCAACGCGGTTGGCTACACCAACTATCCTGACAACGTGGTGCAGCGCTTCGTGGCGCAGGCGGCCGAATCCGGCGTCGACGTCTTCCGCGTCTTCGACTCGCTCAACTGGACCCGTGGCATGCAGGTGGCGATGGAGGCGGTGCAGAAGTCGGGCAAGATCTGCGAGGCCGCCATCTGCTACACCGGTGACATCTCCGATCCCACCCGCACCAAGTACCCGCTCTCCTACTACGTCTCGATGGCAAAAGAACTGGAGAAGATGGGCGCGCACATCCTCGCCATCAAGGACATGGCGGGCCTGTTGAAGCCCTACGCCGGCTACCAGCTGGTCAAGGCGCTCAAGGAGGAAATCGGTATCCCGGTGCACCTGCACACCCACGACACCTCCGGCAACGGCGGTTCGCTGCTGCTCATGGCGGCGCAGGCGGGCGTGGATATCGTCGACGCGGCGCTGTCCTCCATCTCCGGCCTCACGTCGCAGCCTAACCTGAACGCGCTGGTGGCGACCCTGAAGGGGACCGAGTTCGACCCGCAGGTGAACGAGCGCGGCCTGCAGCAGCTCGCCAACTACTGGGAGACGGTACGCGACTACTACGCCCCCTTCGAGTCCGGGCTGAAAAGCGGCACCGCCGAGGTGTACCACCACGAGATTCCGGGCGGCCAGTACTCCAACTACAAGCCGCAGGTCGCAGGTCTGGGCCTCATCGAGCGTTGGGAAGAGTGCAAGGAGATGTACCACAAGGTGAACCTCCTCTTCGGCGACGTGGTCAAGGTCACCCCCTCCTCCAAGGTGGTGGGCGACATGGCCATGTTCCTGGTGAAGAACAACCTCGAACCCGAAGACGTCTTCGCCCCCGGCGCCGACCTTGCGTTCCCCGAATCCGTGGTCGGTTTCTTCAAGGGGATGATCGGCCAGCCCTACCAGGGTTTCCCCAAGGAACTGCAGAAGATCATCCTCAAGGGGCAGGAGCCCATTACCTGCCGCCCGGGCGAGCTGCTGGAGCCGGCCGACTTCGAGAAGGAGCGCGTCACGGCCGAGGCCAAGGTGGGACACCCCGTCAACGACGAGGAACTCATGTCCTACATGATGTATCCGAGCGTCTACGTGGAGTACGCCAAGCACCGCCAGGAGTTCTCCGACGTCTCGGTGATCCCGACCCCGATCTTCTTCTACGGCCTTGAGCCGGGCCAGGAAACCTCCATCGAGCTGCAGCCGGGCAAGACCCTGATCGTGAAGCTCAACGCCATCGGCAAGACCCAGCCCGACGGCACCAAGAAGATCTACTTCGAGCTCAACGGCAACGCGAGGAGCGTCACCGTGCGCGACCAGTCAGTGCAAAGCGACGAGGCCGGCCACGAGAAGGCAGACAAGGGCAACCCCAAGCACGTCGGTGCGCCCATGCCGGGCAAGGTCATCAAGCTTAACGTCAAGGTCGGTGACGCCGTCAAGGCGGGAGACATCCTCGCCGTGACCGAGGCCATGAAGATGGAGACCAACATCAAGGCCAAGGAAGACGGCATCGTCGCCGAGGTGAAGTGCAAGGAAGGGGGCAAAGTCGAAAAAGAGGAGCTCCTTTTCGTAATGGCATAG
- a CDS encoding DUF554 domain-containing protein, translating to MQGTAVNAAAIVIGSALGLKAGHLISSKVRGTVMAGLGLAVLLIGIQLAFKSQQPMIIIGSLIGGGIIGELLGIEARLEAFGNWIGDRFKGSGRISEGFVTASLLYCVGAMAIMGALQDGLGSRPDILYAKAALDGIASVALASTLGAGVLFSALPLFLYQGAITLSATLAQQILTPVVVQEMNAVGGLLILAIGLDMLGVKRVPVGNLLPAVFLAPPLVMLFVS from the coding sequence ATGCAAGGAACGGCGGTAAACGCGGCGGCAATCGTTATCGGCAGTGCCCTCGGCTTGAAGGCGGGTCACCTCATCTCCAGCAAGGTGCGGGGCACCGTCATGGCCGGGCTCGGGCTTGCCGTACTACTTATCGGCATCCAGCTCGCCTTCAAGAGTCAGCAACCGATGATTATTATCGGTTCGCTCATCGGTGGGGGGATCATCGGCGAGCTGCTCGGCATCGAGGCGCGCCTGGAGGCGTTCGGCAACTGGATCGGCGACCGCTTCAAGGGGAGCGGCCGGATATCCGAAGGGTTCGTGACCGCGAGCCTGCTCTACTGCGTGGGGGCCATGGCCATCATGGGGGCGCTCCAGGACGGGCTCGGCTCCCGCCCGGACATCCTCTACGCCAAGGCGGCGCTGGACGGCATCGCCTCGGTGGCGCTCGCCTCGACCCTCGGCGCGGGCGTGCTCTTCTCGGCGCTGCCCCTCTTCCTCTACCAGGGTGCCATCACCCTCTCGGCCACCCTGGCCCAGCAGATTCTGACCCCGGTGGTGGTGCAGGAAATGAACGCGGTGGGGGGGCTTTTGATCCTCGCTATCGGGCTCGACATGCTCGGGGTCAAGCGGGTCCCGGTGGGCAACCTGCTCCCCGCCGTGTTCCTGGCACCTCCCCTGGTGATGCTCTTCGTGTCGTAA
- the murI gene encoding glutamate racemase: MAWKAIGIFDSGVGGLTVLKEIVQTLPQEDTIYLGDTARVPYGTKSPETVVRYSRQIARYLLNRDIKLLVVACNTASAVALSALQQEFDIPIVGVIEPGARAAAAATRTGKVGVIGTAATVASSAYTKAIKRINPDIEVVNRACPLFVPLAEEGWVENEVTRMTAHIYLEDLKAQGVDTLVLGCTHYPILKDVIAQVMGPEVTLVDSAAETARTVAQILTEQGLLRPENERGNHHYYVTDIPAGFIRVGNRFLGGELGDVYQVSLEQEQEGGEGEETY, translated from the coding sequence TTGGCCTGGAAAGCAATCGGGATATTCGATTCCGGCGTGGGCGGGTTGACCGTCCTTAAAGAAATTGTGCAGACGCTCCCCCAGGAGGACACCATCTACCTCGGGGATACCGCCCGCGTTCCTTACGGCACCAAGTCGCCTGAAACCGTCGTTCGCTACTCGCGCCAGATCGCGCGCTACCTCCTGAACCGTGACATCAAGCTCCTGGTCGTGGCCTGCAATACCGCTTCGGCGGTGGCGCTCTCCGCGCTGCAGCAGGAGTTCGACATCCCGATCGTCGGGGTTATCGAGCCCGGCGCCCGCGCCGCAGCCGCCGCCACCAGGACCGGCAAGGTCGGTGTCATTGGTACCGCCGCCACCGTGGCTTCCTCCGCGTACACCAAGGCGATCAAGAGGATCAACCCCGACATCGAGGTGGTAAATCGCGCCTGCCCGTTGTTCGTCCCGCTGGCCGAGGAGGGGTGGGTGGAAAACGAGGTGACCAGGATGACTGCGCACATCTACCTGGAAGACCTGAAGGCGCAGGGAGTGGACACCCTGGTGCTCGGTTGCACCCATTACCCCATCCTCAAGGACGTTATCGCCCAGGTTATGGGACCGGAGGTGACCCTGGTGGATTCCGCGGCGGAAACCGCGCGCACCGTGGCGCAGATCCTCACCGAGCAGGGCCTGTTGCGGCCGGAGAACGAGCGGGGCAATCACCACTACTACGTCACCGACATCCCGGCCGGTTTCATCAGGGTCGGTAATCGTTTCCTCGGCGGCGAGCTCGGAGACGTGTACCAGGTGAGCCTGGAGCAGGAGCAGGAAGGAGGGGAAGGTGAAGAGACGTACTAA
- a CDS encoding GerMN domain-containing protein, translating into MKRRTNRAKGVLLIAFLVFAVVVSLLVFRKYQTATKVTPPAAPAEQVDTRVVTLFFSNQDGSSLAREGREIAVEDTTDDMIASVVDELVVGPLGDLAPTLPHNAKVIGARLDGDVAQVNFSKELVDSLPEGSSAEMTAVYSVVDTVVANFPQVKAVRFLVDGVPVKELKGHLDLSAPIPADFTLEKKEAPAAPEKQ; encoded by the coding sequence GTGAAGAGACGTACTAACAGGGCCAAAGGCGTCCTGCTGATCGCCTTCCTGGTGTTTGCCGTGGTGGTCAGCCTGCTGGTGTTCAGAAAGTACCAGACCGCGACCAAGGTGACGCCGCCGGCCGCCCCGGCAGAGCAGGTTGACACCCGCGTGGTGACCCTGTTCTTCTCCAACCAGGACGGATCGTCGCTGGCGCGCGAAGGGCGCGAGATCGCGGTCGAGGATACCACCGACGACATGATCGCCAGCGTGGTGGACGAGCTGGTGGTGGGGCCGCTGGGGGACCTGGCACCGACCCTGCCGCACAACGCGAAGGTGATCGGGGCGCGCCTGGATGGGGACGTAGCGCAGGTGAATTTCTCCAAGGAGCTAGTGGATAGCCTGCCCGAGGGGAGTTCCGCCGAGATGACCGCGGTCTACTCCGTGGTCGACACCGTGGTGGCCAACTTCCCGCAGGTGAAAGCCGTGCGCTTCCTGGTGGACGGTGTGCCGGTCAAGGAGCTCAAGGGGCACCTGGACCTCTCCGCCCCCATCCCGGCGGATTTTACGCTGGAGAAGAAGGAGGCGCCTGCGGCGCCGGAAAAACAGTAA
- a CDS encoding homocysteine S-methyltransferase family protein → MKMPFMQAVRERVLVLDGAMGTMLQERGLKAGQSPEEMNLTAPEVVAGVHKAYVDAGADIIVTNTFGGTKAKLDHYGLGDQVARINAEAVRIAREVAGESAYVAGSIGPTGRFVEPVGDMSFDEAHALFTEQAKALIDAGCDAISLETFLDIKEIRAALIAIRELSADIPVIAMLTFEEKGRSVLGSPPEAAAITLEAAGASIIGSNCGLGVDGIYDILCAMRKVTSLPLISQANAGLPILKDGVTVFPGTPDEMTAYHDRMIGLGVRVIGGCCGTTPAHIAAIKDALAGNQVPFTPKEDDGTTWVSSRGSFAAMGKKHPVALIGERINPTGKKLYSQELREGKVSYIRREALEQTELGATLLDVNVGTPGIDEPAAMERAVFCITGAVQTPLVLDSSSPEALEAGLKSADGKVLINSVNGEEKSLAAVLPLAKKYGAALVCLTLDDAGIPAEAEGRVAVAQKIAERAQSVGIKRSDLVVDCLTLTVSAEPKGALVALEAVRRVSELGLNSTLGVSNISFGLPCRPLISSTFFSMVMAAGLTSAIVNVKEAPMMSAWRSAMVLLGKDVNAAGYIDAYRGQSVGATVQPAAAAGAAAPVAEASEPEGIRGRLAKAVITGELEAVVPLVEEALAEGLTPMQISSEALLVGLDEVGRRFGNGSFFLPQVMVSADTMKAAFARLKQELSSGGLQSIGKILMATVEGDIHDIGKNILVTLLENNGFEVIDLGKNVPAAKILEAARSHQVDAVGLSALMTTTMAQMDKVVTLLKSEGVKSFTMVGGAVVTQQYADEIGADLYAKDAMEAVARIKELLAK, encoded by the coding sequence ATGAAGATGCCGTTTATGCAGGCGGTTAGAGAGCGGGTGCTGGTTTTGGATGGCGCCATGGGGACCATGCTGCAGGAACGCGGGCTGAAGGCGGGACAGTCGCCCGAGGAAATGAACCTGACCGCGCCGGAGGTGGTGGCGGGGGTACACAAAGCCTACGTCGATGCCGGCGCAGACATCATCGTTACCAACACCTTCGGCGGCACCAAGGCCAAGCTCGACCACTACGGTCTTGGCGACCAGGTGGCCCGGATCAACGCGGAGGCGGTGCGCATCGCCCGCGAGGTGGCCGGCGAGAGCGCCTACGTGGCGGGCTCCATCGGACCGACCGGTCGCTTCGTGGAGCCGGTGGGCGACATGAGCTTCGACGAGGCCCATGCGCTCTTCACCGAGCAGGCCAAGGCACTCATCGACGCCGGCTGCGACGCAATCTCCCTCGAGACCTTCCTCGACATCAAGGAGATCCGCGCGGCGCTCATCGCCATCCGCGAACTCTCCGCCGACATCCCGGTGATCGCCATGCTTACCTTCGAGGAGAAGGGGAGAAGTGTACTGGGCTCGCCGCCGGAGGCGGCCGCCATCACGCTGGAAGCTGCCGGCGCCTCGATCATCGGCTCCAACTGCGGCCTGGGCGTTGACGGCATCTACGACATCCTGTGCGCCATGAGGAAGGTGACCTCCCTGCCGCTCATCTCCCAGGCCAACGCGGGGCTCCCCATCCTCAAGGACGGCGTTACCGTTTTCCCCGGCACCCCCGACGAGATGACCGCCTACCATGACCGTATGATCGGGCTAGGCGTACGTGTCATCGGCGGCTGCTGCGGCACCACCCCGGCCCACATCGCTGCCATCAAGGACGCGCTGGCCGGGAATCAGGTTCCGTTCACACCTAAGGAAGACGACGGCACCACCTGGGTCTCCAGCCGCGGCTCCTTCGCCGCCATGGGCAAGAAGCACCCGGTGGCCCTGATCGGCGAGCGCATCAACCCGACCGGCAAGAAGCTTTACTCCCAGGAACTGCGCGAGGGGAAGGTGAGCTACATTCGCCGCGAGGCGCTGGAGCAGACCGAACTGGGCGCGACGCTGCTCGACGTCAACGTGGGTACCCCCGGTATCGATGAGCCGGCCGCCATGGAGCGCGCCGTCTTCTGTATCACCGGCGCTGTCCAGACCCCGCTGGTGCTCGACTCCTCCTCCCCCGAGGCGCTGGAGGCGGGACTCAAGTCCGCCGACGGCAAGGTGCTGATCAACTCGGTGAACGGCGAGGAGAAGAGCCTCGCAGCGGTGCTGCCGCTGGCGAAGAAGTATGGCGCGGCGCTGGTTTGCCTCACCCTGGACGACGCCGGCATCCCGGCCGAGGCCGAGGGGAGGGTGGCCGTGGCGCAGAAAATCGCCGAGCGCGCCCAGTCCGTCGGCATCAAGCGCAGTGACCTCGTGGTCGACTGCCTCACCCTCACCGTGAGCGCCGAGCCTAAGGGCGCGCTGGTCGCCCTGGAGGCGGTGCGCCGGGTGAGCGAGCTGGGGCTCAACAGTACCCTGGGCGTATCCAACATCTCTTTCGGCCTTCCCTGCCGCCCGCTGATCTCGTCCACCTTCTTCTCGATGGTCATGGCGGCTGGTCTCACCTCCGCCATCGTCAACGTGAAAGAGGCGCCGATGATGTCCGCCTGGAGAAGCGCCATGGTGCTCCTGGGCAAGGACGTCAACGCTGCGGGTTACATCGACGCCTACCGGGGCCAGTCCGTGGGCGCCACCGTGCAGCCCGCTGCTGCCGCCGGTGCAGCGGCGCCCGTTGCCGAGGCCTCCGAGCCGGAAGGGATCCGCGGGCGCCTGGCCAAGGCAGTCATCACCGGCGAGCTCGAGGCCGTGGTGCCGCTGGTGGAGGAGGCGCTTGCCGAGGGGCTTACGCCGATGCAGATCAGCTCCGAGGCGCTCCTGGTCGGCCTGGACGAGGTCGGCCGCCGCTTCGGTAACGGCTCCTTCTTCCTGCCACAGGTGATGGTTTCCGCCGACACCATGAAGGCCGCCTTCGCCCGGTTGAAGCAGGAACTTTCCAGCGGCGGGCTGCAGAGCATCGGCAAGATCCTGATGGCGACTGTCGAGGGGGACATCCACGACATCGGCAAGAACATCCTGGTGACGCTCCTGGAAAACAACGGCTTCGAGGTGATCGACCTGGGCAAGAACGTGCCGGCCGCGAAGATCCTGGAAGCGGCACGCAGCCACCAGGTGGACGCGGTGGGACTCTCGGCGCTCATGACCACCACCATGGCCCAGATGGACAAGGTGGTGACCCTCTTGAAGTCTGAAGGGGTGAAGAGCTTTACCATGGTGGGGGGGGCGGTAGTCACCCAGCAGTACGCCGACGAGATCGGTGCCGACCTGTACGCCAAGGACGCCATGGAGGCGGTGGCCCGCATCAAGGAACTGCTGGCAAAATAA